Proteins found in one Lutimonas zeaxanthinifaciens genomic segment:
- a CDS encoding Gfo/Idh/MocA family protein, which produces MKWTRRDMIKGLSGLPIAGAIWWAGAASSVQSRKERNKLLEQLNIEPSLPKILPTVEGPPVRVGIIGFGIRGEQLCRSLGFATKAWLNNMQKAAEQNPNHSALADFKSQEKLNVSLVAVCDIFDIRAQEVIDSFSTEDMPVKRFRTYQEMIRSGEVEAIIIATPDHWHAPMAIEALENNVHVYVEKPMTHTIEETYRLREAAKKSKARLMVGHQHRQTLSFQTARDVVTKNTLGHVSMIQTNTNRNDDNGAWNYEIHKDANEQTIDWEQFLGSAPKIPFNKNHFFRWRKWWAYGSGLSGDLLTHDYDRLNCVLNMGIPKSISASGGIYTHNDGRNVPDVLQANMEFPDFITGQSQANGKEKGMTFIYSATLGNSFSRPTILMGHDGTMELGNRLTIWPDARSTKYAKMIEADMMKPSVPIYQYDPGANVPDAISSATSQYFADKGLMWTYIDGARVDSTFLHLREWLSGIRNGTELSCGIKEGFEEAITAHMTGLSWKLGRRIDWDPKTETIIPIDDIDFDAVLLGDSIY; this is translated from the coding sequence ATGAAATGGACGAGAAGAGATATGATCAAGGGTTTAAGTGGATTACCCATTGCCGGAGCCATCTGGTGGGCTGGAGCCGCCAGCAGCGTACAAAGCAGAAAGGAGCGAAATAAGTTACTCGAACAATTAAATATAGAGCCTTCATTGCCTAAGATACTGCCAACTGTAGAAGGTCCGCCAGTCAGAGTCGGGATCATCGGGTTTGGGATTCGAGGAGAGCAATTGTGTAGATCTCTTGGATTCGCAACCAAAGCCTGGTTGAATAATATGCAAAAGGCCGCAGAGCAGAACCCAAATCATTCGGCATTAGCTGATTTTAAAAGTCAGGAAAAACTAAACGTAAGCCTAGTTGCGGTATGTGATATATTCGATATACGGGCTCAAGAGGTGATCGACTCATTTTCTACAGAAGACATGCCTGTAAAACGCTTCAGAACCTACCAGGAAATGATACGTAGCGGTGAGGTTGAAGCGATCATCATTGCGACTCCTGACCACTGGCATGCACCTATGGCCATTGAGGCACTGGAAAACAATGTACATGTCTACGTTGAAAAACCAATGACCCATACAATTGAAGAAACGTATCGCTTACGAGAAGCTGCTAAAAAGTCAAAAGCTCGTCTAATGGTAGGGCATCAACATCGTCAAACATTGAGTTTTCAAACGGCAAGAGATGTGGTTACTAAGAATACTTTAGGACATGTTTCTATGATCCAGACCAATACCAATAGAAACGATGATAATGGAGCATGGAACTATGAGATTCATAAAGACGCTAACGAGCAGACGATTGATTGGGAACAGTTTTTAGGATCTGCTCCCAAAATACCGTTTAATAAAAATCATTTTTTCAGATGGCGTAAATGGTGGGCTTACGGGTCTGGTTTATCCGGGGATTTATTGACCCATGATTACGACCGTTTAAATTGTGTGTTAAATATGGGGATTCCCAAGTCCATTTCAGCCTCAGGTGGAATTTACACACATAATGACGGAAGAAATGTGCCCGATGTCCTACAGGCAAATATGGAATTTCCAGACTTTATAACAGGACAGAGCCAGGCGAATGGCAAGGAAAAAGGTATGACCTTTATCTATAGCGCTACCTTAGGCAATAGTTTTAGCAGGCCGACCATATTAATGGGACATGACGGAACTATGGAACTGGGTAATCGCCTGACCATTTGGCCGGATGCGAGATCAACTAAATATGCGAAGATGATTGAGGCGGATATGATGAAACCATCTGTCCCAATTTATCAATACGATCCGGGTGCCAATGTGCCCGATGCCATTTCTTCTGCAACCTCTCAGTATTTTGCTGATAAGGGCTTGATGTGGACCTATATTGACGGGGCCCGAGTAGACTCTACCTTTTTACACCTTAGAGAATGGTTGAGCGGTATTCGAAACGGAACCGAATTAAGCTGTGGCATTAAAGAGGGCTTTGAAGAAGCTATTACCGCACATATGACCGGGCTGTCATGGAAACTGGGCCGACGTATCGATTGGGATCCTAAAACAGAAACGATTATACCTATTGACGATATTGATTTTGATGCGGTTCTGCTTGGCGATTCTATTTACTGA
- a CDS encoding DoxX subfamily, producing the protein MTTSGKKWELKDSIVLLRILIGWHFLYEGIIKLYNPDWTSLGYLASAQGPFKPVFTALTSDLIIGWVDGLNMAALIIVGLTLTLGFFEKTGAFIGAGLLALYYLAHPSFPWLTEVNVEGSYWFVNKNLIELVACIVLFQFPTAQYFGLARLFGNKKNTTKTATL; encoded by the coding sequence ATGACAACATCTGGAAAAAAGTGGGAACTCAAAGACAGCATCGTTCTTTTGCGAATTCTTATCGGCTGGCATTTTTTATATGAAGGAATAATCAAGCTATATAACCCCGATTGGACTTCTTTGGGTTATCTCGCCTCTGCACAAGGTCCTTTCAAACCAGTTTTCACCGCCTTGACAAGCGATCTCATCATTGGCTGGGTAGATGGTTTGAATATGGCTGCGCTTATTATTGTGGGCTTAACCCTAACCCTTGGTTTTTTCGAAAAAACAGGTGCTTTTATCGGAGCGGGTTTACTCGCCTTGTATTATCTGGCACATCCTTCTTTTCCGTGGCTGACAGAGGTCAATGTGGAAGGAAGCTATTGGTTTGTCAATAAAAACTTAATTGAATTGGTGGCTTGTATAGTACTCTTTCAATTCCCGACGGCACAGTATTTTGGTCTGGCACGTCTCTTTGGAAATAAAAAAAACACAACTAAAACTGCGACACTATGA